A part of Rhipicephalus microplus isolate Deutch F79 chromosome 8, USDA_Rmic, whole genome shotgun sequence genomic DNA contains:
- the LOC119164047 gene encoding uncharacterized protein LOC119164047 isoform X17 translates to MVVKSEYVSGYYVQQRPWSPTKRRGPISSDFKTPGPGAFTIPSTIGEKASTNVTKGQKAPAFTFGTKTEEKRDLFVPGPGAYNIAGLSEKGKETVPAPTMAPKLREPEGFKTPAPGAYNPEKAEQCVLSAAPMYTFGSKIRDPKPADIPEADRPSQEETHRRPQLVHRNRRAPRYSFGLKLKSLFRPNDNPAPGVYDIEKGDSVVYPKSPSFSIRRRLREPSPEKQPAPGTYDITRADGTLCTRSQEHTMAYRLRERSSDSAELPAPGDYDTTKADTTVFSRAPQFSLAERLHHEAPESVDFPGPTDYNISRGKTTATYRSPQYSFGLKIKDKPPDSLKFPGPGEYSPDKGDRIVRTRSPEYQMGSKLKEKPPEHFDYPGPSEYHSETADHVTRSRSPRYRFGVKITDRPPESLQYPGPGEYDADRGDHATRSHSPQHQIACRLKERPHESINFPGPGEYNVDRADHVTRSRSPQHTFGIKIKDKPQESQEYPGPGEYNIEKADQVTRTRSPEHKIGVKIKDKPGSIDYPGPGEYNIEKADHVTRSHSPQHRMGVKLKEKPPESLHYPGPGDYSAEKADHLVRSHSPRHKIGVRLTEKPPESLGYPGPGEYNVEKADRMIRNSSPQHRIGIRPEEKSPESLHYPGPGDYDARKADLVTRRRPPEHHIGKKLKDKPPESVQYPGPGEYSVERSEEITRSRSPQHQMGVKLKYRPPESHDYPGPGDYNIEKADRVARSHSPEYKIGVKLKERKADSLDYPGPGEYNIENADRVARSHSPECKIGVKLKERRPDSLDYPGPGDYNIEKADRIARCRSPEYKMGAKLQERRPNSLEYPGPGEYNIEKADRVARSHSPEYKIGVKLKERKADSLDYPGPGEYNIENADRVARSHSPECKIGVKLKERRPDSLDYPGPGDYNIEKADRIARCRSPEYKMGAKLQERRPNSLEYPGPGEYNIEKADRVARSHSPEYKIGVKLKERKADSLDYPGPGEYNIENADRVARSHSPEYKIGVKLKERRPDSLDYPGPGDYNIEKADRIARCRSPEYKMGAKLQERRPDSLEYPGPGEYNIEKADRVARSHSPEYKIGVKLKERKADSLDYPGPGEYNIENADRVARSHSPEYKIGVKLKERRPDSLDYPGPGDYNIEKADRIARCRSPEYKMGAKLQERRPDSLEYPGPGEYNIEKADRVARSHSPEYKIGVKLKERKADSLDYPGPGEYNIEKADRIARRRSPEYKMGAKLQERRPDSLEYPGPGEYNIEKADRVARSHSPEYKIGVKLKERKADSLDHPGPGEYNIENADRVACTHSPEYKIGVKLKERRPDSFDYPGPGDYNIEKADRIARCRSPEYKMGAKLQERRPDSLEYPGPGQYNIEKADRVARSHSPEYKIGVKLKEKKPDSLDYPGPGEYIIEKADRVARSHSPEYSIGVKLKDRPPDSLYYPGPAEYYPEKADRLVRSHSPEHVIGVKLKEKLPDSLEFPAACDYDVSKGDNIVYGSPPRYTIGFRTPQPVPDYTSFPAPGDYSISRSEGTLYAGSPKFSLGIKLKDRLPDHVNYPAPSDYSPGRSVSFVKERSPKFTFGFRLRPSKPYNYGYPAPGEYDPDRANELVYPRSPRFSIRSRLKERLPDNATFPAPGTYDPDKGNPAMFGLPPRPQSRSPKRSRSHDFEEKRGTTLPHERTSKRSSSFRIVRTTEDTAGERDLKGSQQTIKRSRSLSGPRPKDSVLTNGKAKAALSEIPKPKRRSESPRLTRQSRFETTEVQARSLKETKEGQRTFRVTRKQRTGMDEGEAPQVDVVVSETAMKRRLPVDITKRKTDSKAAVTEPSSSRMATKKGTFLRSLRRKLDGTEEISRTSKVVREPTKPKKTDCVVQKTKEHRERITTTSHPEAVPRRSRSLRVIRKEADEMPDKRAKSTEELTRRSPSLRAARAKQDAIEAQEADKRSRPSDRRLGRSRSLRIAQNAIDYIDEKENVSKSETHIIASYPSLHKERHPSTHLAKSLEPAAFTTSDESGMFEDDETMDSVSAHDRTFVRTPTDSSRIQVSPESFRELRHAQGCIHMAPRFPEGLDFWKPPGTGSLFAKLYQSWTQETAVSSAEAEDNSRVMFRSAASLFFRKGFAALLRNETPGPGYYNPSIGEQLRFPRMPSFTIRRKLKCPKREQTPAPWDYSPDKADPLVRPMSPSYTFGHKGDCCRCRSTSPGLYTRAVATHAPGTYCPEKSDTVLATTPAYTFGFKHKDLRPDDIPAPGAYCPEKADTVLAVTPAYTFGIKPKDAKPDDIPAPGTYRPEKAESVLVRTPAYSFGTKPKDSRNDGIPAPGKYNVPGTDTYKSKSPAYTLSYRTNIPSDHTKKPGPGAHSPERVWMNKSSSPRFSFGIRHSPVAETPKPK, encoded by the exons GTGAAAAGGCAAGCACCAATGTGACGAAAGGGCAGAAGGCTCCGGCGTTTACTTTCGGAACCAA GACCGAGGAGAAGCGCGACCTCTTCGTCCCGGGTCCCGGCGCGTACAACATCGCGGGCCTCTCCGAGAAGGGCAAGGAGACGGTGCCGGCGCCCACCATGGCGCCCAAGCTGCGCGAGCCCGAGGGCTTCAAGACGCCCGCGCCGGGCGCCTACAACCCGGAGAAGGCCGAGCAGTGCGTGCTCAGCGCCGCGCCCATGTACACCTTCGGCTCCAAGATCAGGGACCCCAAGCCCGCCGACATACCCG AGGCCGACCGGCCAAGCCAAGAAGAAACTCACCGCCGCCCGCAGCTCGTCCACCGAAACAGACGAGCGCCCCGCTACTCCTTCGGCCTCAAACTTAAGAGCCTCTTTCGACCCAACGACAACCCCG CTCCGGGTGTTTACGACATCGAAAAGGGAGACTCAGTGGTCTACCCGAAATCTCCCAGCTTCTCGATACGACGACGACTCCGTGAGCCTAGCCCCGAAAAACAACCAG CGCCTGGAACTTACGACATAACCCGAGCAGACGGGACTCTATGCACCAGATCTCAAGAACACACGATGGCGTACCGACTGAGGGAAAGGTCGTCCGACAGCGCTGAGCTTCCCG CCCCAGGAGACTACGACACGACGAAGGCGGACACGACAGTCTTTTCAAGAGCCCCGCAGTTCAGCCTTGCCGAGAGGCTACATCACGAAGCGCCAGAGTCCGTAGACTTTCCTG GTCCTACGGACTACAATATAAGCAGAGGAAAAACTACGGCGACCTATCGATCGCCGCAGTACAGCTTCGGATTAAAGATTAAAGACAAGCCTCCGGATTCCCTGAAATTCCCAG GCCCGGGAGAGTACAGTCCAGACAAAGGAGATCGCATAGTGCGCACTAGATCACCAGAGTACCAAATGGGGTCAAAGTTGAAAGAAAAGCCTCCCGAGCACTTTGACTACCCCG GGCCAAGCGAATACCACTCAGAAACAGCTGACCACGTGACCAGAAGTCGCTCTCCACGATACAGGTTCGGCGTCAAGATAACAGACAGGCCACCCGAATCTCTGCAATACCCGG GACCAGGTGAATACGATGCTGACAGAGGGGACCATGCGACCAGAAGCCACTCACCGCAACACCAGATAGCCTGCAGGCTAAAAGAAAGGCCACACGAGTCGATTAATTTTCCCG GTCCAGGTGAATACAATGTGGACAGGGCGGACCACGTAACAAGAAGTCGGTCACCACAGCATACATTTGGTATCAAGATAAAAGACAAACCGCAAGAGTCCCAAGAATATCCGG GACCCGGTGAATACAATATCGAGAAGGCAGACCAGGTCACAAGAACCCGGTCACCAGAGCATAAAATTGGTGTCAAGATAAAAGACAAGCCAGGGTCTATAGACTATCCTG GACCCGGTGAATATAACATCGAGAAAGCAGACCACGTGACAAGAAGTCACTCACCACAACATCGGATGGGCGTGAAACTAAAAGAGAAGCCACCAGAATCTCTTCATTATCCAG GACCAGGGGATTACAGTGCGGAAAAAGCAGACCACTTGGTCAGAAGTCACTCACCCCGGCATAAAATTGGAGTCAGGCTTACAGAGAAACCACCAGAATCTCTGGGCTACCCAG GTCCAGGAGAATACAATGTGGAAAAAGCAGATCGCATGATAAGAAATAGTTCACCGCAGCATAGAATTGGCATCAGGCCTGAAGAGAAATCACCGGAATCACTTCATTACCCTG GTCCGGGTGACTACGACGCGAGAAAAGCAGACCTTGTTACGAGAAGGCGACCGCCAGAGCACCACATCGGCAAGAAGCTAAAAGACAAACCACCAGAATCTGTGCAGTACCCGG GTCCCGGTGAATACAGCGTGGAAAGATCAGAAGAAATCACAAGAAGTCGATCCCCACAGCACCAAATGGGAGTCAAGCTAAAATACAGGCCACCGGAATCACATGACTATCCCG GTCCTGGAGACTACAACATAGAAAAGGCCGATAGAGTTGCACGCAGCCACTCCCCAGAATACAAGATTGGTGTTAAGTTAAAGGAGAGGAAAGCAGATTCACTGGATTACCCTG GTCCTGGGGAGTACAACATAGAAAATGCCGATAGAGTTGCACGTAGCCACTCTCCAGAATGCAAGATAGGCGTCAAGCTAAAGGAGAGACGACCGGATTCATTGGATTACCctg GTCCTGGAGACTACAACATAGAGAAGGCCGACAGAATTGCGCGCTGTCGCTCCCCAGAGTACAAGATGGGTGCCAAATTACAGGAGAGAAGACCGAATTCATTGGAATATCCTG GTCCTGGAGAATACAACATAGAAAAGGCCGATAGAGTTGCACGCAGCCACTCCCCAGAATACAAGATTGGTGTTAAGTTAAAGGAGAGGAAAGCAGACTCACTGGATTACCCGG GTCCTGGGGAGTACAACATAGAAAATGCCGATAGAGTTGCACGTAGCCACTCTCCAGAATGCAAGATAGGCGTCAAGCTAAAGGAGAGACGACCGGATTCATTGGATTACCctg GTCCTGGAGACTACAACATAGAGAAGGCCGACAGAATTGCGCGCTGTCGCTCCCCAGAGTACAAGATGGGTGCCAAATTACAGGAGAGAAGACCGAATTCATTGGAATATCCTG GTCCTGGAGAATACAACATAGAAAAGGCCGATAGAGTTGCACGCAGCCACTCCCCAGAATACAAGATTGGTGTTAAGTTAAAGGAGAGGAAAGCAGACTCACTGGATTACCCGG GTCCTGGGGAGTACAACATAGAAAATGCCGATAGAGTTGCACGTAGCCACTCTCCAGAATACAAGATAGGCGTCAAGCTAAAGGAGAGACGACCGGATTCATTGGATTACCctg GTCCTGGAGACTACAACATAGAAAAGGCCGACAGAATTGCGCGCTGTCGCTCCCCAGAGTACAAGATGGGTGCCAAATTACAGGAGAGAAGACCGGATTCATTGGAATATCCTG GTCCTGGAGAATACAACATAGAAAAGGCCGATAGAGTTGCACGCAGCCACTCCCCAGAATACAAGATTGGTGTTAAGTTAAAGGAGAGGAAAGCAGACTCACTGGATTACCCGG GTCCTGGGGAGTACAACATAGAAAATGCCGATAGAGTTGCACGTAGCCACTCTCCAGAATACAAGATAGGCGTCAAGCTAAAGGAGAGACGACCGGATTCATTGGATTACCctg GTCCTGGAGACTACAACATAGAAAAGGCTGACAGAATTGCGCGCTGTCGCTCCCCAGAGTACAAGATGGGTGCCAAATTACAGGAGAGAAGACCGGATTCATTGGAATACCCTG GTCCTGGAGAATACAACATAGAAAAGGCCGATAGAGTTGCACGCAGCCACTCCCCAGAATACAAGATTGGTGTTAAGTTAAAGGAGAGGAAAGCAGATTCACTGGATTACCCTG GTCCTGGAGAATACAACATAGAGAAGGCCGACAGAATTGCGCGCCGTCGCTCCCCAGAGTACAAGATGGGTGCCAAGTTACAGGAGAGAAGACCGGATTCCTTGGAATACCCTG GTCCTGGAGAATACAACATAGAAAAGGCCGATAGAGTTGCACGTAGCCACTCCCCAGAATACAAGATCGGTGTTAAGTTAAAGGAGAGGAAAGCAGATTCACTGGATCACCCTG GTCCTGGGGAGTACAACATAGAAAATGCCGATCGAGTTGCATGTACCCACTCTCCAGAATACAAGATAGGCGTCAAGCTAAAGGAGAGACGACCGGATTCATTTGATTACCCTG GTCCTGGAGACTACAACATAGAGAAGGCCGACAGAATTGCGCGCTGTCGCTCCCCAGAGTACAAGATGGGTGCCAAGTTACAGGAGAGAAGACCGGATTCATTGGAATATCCTG GTCCTGGACAATACAACATAGAAAAGGCCGATAGAGTTGCACGTAGCCACTCCCCAGAATACAAGATTGGTGTCaagctaaaggaaaaaaagccgGATTCGTTGGATTATCCTG GTCCAGGAGAGTACATCATTGAAAAGGCCGATAGAGTCGCCCGCAGCCACTCTCCGGAGTACAGCATCGGCGTGAAATTAAAAGATAGACCGCCGGACTCTTTGTATTATCCTG GTCCTGCAGAGTACTACCCTGAAAAGGCTGACAGGTTGGTACGAAGCCATTCTCCTGAACATGTCATCGGCGTGAAATTGAAAGAAAAGCTTCCAGATTCACTGGAATTTCCTG CTGCTTGCGACTACGACGTCTCCAAGGGAGATAACATAGTTTATGGCTCCCCTCCCAGGTATACGATAGGCTTTAGGACACCTCAACCAGTGCCAGATTATACGAGCTTCCCAG CACCTGGAGACTACAGCATTTCAAGGAGTGAAGGCACGCTTTATGCTGGCTCTCCTAAATTTAGTCTAGGAATAAAACTGAAGGACAGGCTTCCTGACCACGTCAATTACCCAG CACCGTCCGACTACAGTCCTGGCAGAAGCGTAAGCTTCGTCAAAGAAAGGTCTCCGAAATTCACGTTCGGTTTCAGGCTAAGACCGTCCAAGCCGTACAACTACGGTTACCCAG CACCGGGAGAGTACGATCCCGACAGGGCGAACGAATTGGTTTATCCAAGGTCACCACGCTTCAGTATTCGTTCGAGACTCAAAGAACGGCTACCGGACAACGCAACATTTCCAG CACCAGGTACATACGACCCCGACAAAGGCAATCCTGCCATGTTCGGATTACCACCAAGACCTCAATCGAGGAGCCCGAAGAGGTCTAGGTCTCATGATTTTGAAGAAAAGCGGG GAACGACATTACCTCATGAAAGAACAAGCAAAAGAAGCAGTTCATTCCGAATTGTGAGAACCACAGAGGATACTGCTGGTG AGCGCGATTTGAAAGGCTCCCAGCAGACGATAAAACGAAGTCGCTCTCTTAGTGGACCTCGGCCAAAGGATTCGGTTTTAACAAACGGAAAAG CAAAAGCGGCTTTGTCCGAAATTCCAAAACCTAAAAGACGGAGTGAGTCACCCCGATTGACTCGACAGTCCAGATTCGAGACCACTG AAGTTCAAGCTAGGAGTCTGAAGGAAACAAAAGAAGGACAGCGTACATTTAGGGTTACTCGCAAACAAAGGACCGGGATGGATGAAG GAGAAGCACCACAGGTGGATGTTGTCGTTTCTGAAACAGCAATGAAGCGACGATTACCTGTGGATATTACGAAGAGAAAGACGGACTCAAAAG CCGCCGTAACAGAGCCGTCGTCCTCAAGGATGGCAACGAAGAAGGGTACATTCCTTCGATCTCTGCGGAGAAAGCTGGATGGTACCGAAG aAATATCTCGGACGTCTAAAGTGGTTAGGGAGCCCACTAAGCCTAAAAAAACCGATTGCGTAGTGCAGAAGACAAAGGAACACCGAG AACGGATCACCACTACTAGTCATCCGGAAGCTGTGCCTAGGAGAAGTCGGTCTCTTCGAGTCATTCGAAAAGAGGCGGACGAGATGCCGG ACAAGCGAGCTAAGTCTACCGAAGAATTGACTAGACGAAGTCCATCTCTGCGTGCAGCACGAGCAAAGCAAGACGCAATCGAAG CCCAAGAGGCAGACAAGAGATCGAGGCCATCGGACAGAAGATTAGGGCGTAGTAGGTCTCTGCGAATTGCACAAAACGCAATCGACTACATTGATG AGAAGGAGAACGTCTCAAAGTCTGAAACTCACATCATCGCTTCCTATCCCAGTCTTCACAAGGAGCGGCACCCGAGTACCCACTTGGCTAAGAGCCTAG AGCCTGCAGCGTTTACGACGAGCGACGAAAGTGGTATGTTCGAAGACGACGAAACGATGGACAGCGTGTCGGCTCACGACAGGACGTTCGTACGAACGCCGACTG ATTCGTCGAGGATCCAAGTGTCACCGGAGAGCTTTCGGGAATTGAGGCATGCTCAGGGATGCATTCACATGGCACCAAGGTTTCCAGAGGGACTGGACTTCTGGAAACCACCCGGTACAGGGTCTTTGTTTGCTAAACTTTACCAGTCCTGGACGCAGGAAACAGCTGTTTCTTCTG CGGAAGCAGAAGACAACAGCCGAGTGATGTTCCGTTCAGCTGCAAGCCTCTTCTTCAGGAAAGGCTTTGCAGCTCTACTACGGAACGAAACACCTG GACCGGGTTACTACAACCCTAGCATCGGTGAGCAGCTACGCTTTCCTCGAATGCCAAGCTTTACGATACGAAGAAAGCTCAAGTGTCCGAAGAGAGAGCAGACTCCCG CTCCCTGGGATTACAGCCCCGACAAAGCGGACCCTCTCGTGCGGCCCATGTCGCCATCTTACACCTTCGGACACAAGGGCGACTGTTGTCGTTGCAGAAGCACGAGTCCCGGTTTGTACACTCGTGCAGTGGCTACCCACG CTCCTGGCACCTACTGTCCTGAGAAATCTGACACGGTTCTAGCCACGACACCGGCTTACACCTTTGGTTTCAAGCATAAGGACCTTAGGCCTGACGATATTCCTG